A genome region from Panacibacter microcysteis includes the following:
- a CDS encoding DUF5004 domain-containing protein, translated as MNSIKIFLAAALIIAGAACKTQKDVLIEPQKDLAGTWRISRVTRNAADITEWVDSSGFRLVLNDDNSYTLGENKLPFLVGAAGNWQADDPQYPYHLSFVPANAQDSVSGSITTPVIKGNRSLNITLSPGCNKNTYVYTLEKMQ; from the coding sequence ATGAACAGCATAAAAATATTTCTTGCAGCAGCGCTTATAATAGCCGGTGCAGCATGTAAAACACAGAAAGATGTGTTGATAGAACCACAAAAAGATCTTGCAGGTACATGGCGCATCTCCAGGGTTACCAGGAATGCAGCCGATATAACCGAATGGGTAGATTCATCCGGCTTCAGGCTGGTGCTGAATGATGATAACAGCTATACGCTCGGTGAAAACAAACTGCCATTCCTGGTGGGCGCCGCAGGCAACTGGCAGGCAGATGATCCGCAGTACCCGTATCATTTGTCGTTTGTGCCTGCCAATGCGCAGGATTCTGTTTCGGGCAGTATTACCACACCGGTTATCAAAGGAAACAGGAGTCTCAATATTACCCTCAGCCCGGGTTGCAATAAAAACACATACGTATATACATTGGAAAAAATGCAATAG
- a CDS encoding RagB/SusD family nutrient uptake outer membrane protein has translation MKKYSLFLCVALAGITILFSCSKTYEPVPVEQVTGEYIWDPLDSNGNYANQYLTGIYALLPNGYNRIGSDYLDAASDDAIPSRTSVTEVQKMLTGGITIFDNPDAGAWANAYTGIRRCTDFLNNFGIVPLKSAYEKRSRFGEARVMRAFFYWELVRRWGGVAIVGDSVKGLEDNVEIPRSSFARCVDYIVTECDRAIDSLRTDPVDDINLGRWSQAGAMALKAQVLLFAASPLYNGNEIGDTLNGYPTYDANRWQLAANAAKQVMDIGVYQLDPDFRSVFISQRNNEIIFAKLQGRGRSVENQNGPPNFSSAPALGYTSPTQELVDAYGMANGKPITDPASGYDANNPYANRDPRFYATILYNGAPWLNTTLETFVGGLSGPGASAGTQTKTGYYTCKFMADYSTQTQYGDSYHDWIYFRYADILLSYAEALNEFSGPGTEVYTAVEAVRSRAGLNPFTLDAGLSKEQMRDIIRNERRKEFAFEEHRFWDIRRWKIAEQVYADPLHGMSIIKNASGSFTYNIEPVIQPVFMAAKDYYYPVPYNEMISNSNMRQNPGW, from the coding sequence ATGAAAAAATATTCTTTGTTTTTATGTGTTGCACTTGCAGGCATAACCATATTATTTTCCTGTTCAAAAACATACGAGCCCGTGCCCGTAGAGCAGGTAACAGGAGAGTATATCTGGGATCCGCTCGATTCCAACGGCAACTATGCAAACCAATACCTGACGGGTATTTATGCATTATTGCCCAATGGTTATAACCGTATCGGAAGCGATTACCTGGATGCCGCATCTGATGATGCCATACCATCGCGTACATCTGTTACAGAGGTGCAAAAAATGCTTACCGGTGGTATTACCATTTTTGATAATCCTGATGCAGGTGCATGGGCAAATGCATACACGGGTATCCGCCGCTGTACAGACTTTCTCAACAATTTTGGTATAGTACCACTGAAGAGCGCCTACGAAAAGCGTTCCCGCTTTGGTGAGGCAAGGGTTATGCGTGCCTTTTTTTACTGGGAGCTGGTAAGGCGTTGGGGTGGCGTGGCTATTGTGGGCGATTCCGTAAAAGGGCTCGAAGACAATGTGGAAATTCCACGCAGCTCTTTTGCAAGGTGTGTAGATTATATCGTAACCGAATGCGACCGGGCTATAGACAGCCTGCGTACAGACCCTGTAGATGACATCAATCTTGGGCGCTGGTCCCAGGCAGGTGCCATGGCATTAAAAGCACAGGTATTGTTGTTTGCCGCAAGCCCTTTGTACAACGGCAATGAAATAGGAGATACGCTCAACGGCTACCCAACGTACGATGCAAACCGCTGGCAGCTTGCAGCCAATGCTGCTAAGCAGGTAATGGATATTGGTGTTTACCAGCTCGATCCCGACTTCAGGTCTGTGTTTATCAGCCAGCGTAACAATGAAATTATTTTTGCAAAACTGCAGGGCAGGGGCCGGAGCGTGGAAAACCAGAATGGTCCGCCAAACTTTTCCTCCGCACCTGCACTGGGCTATACCAGTCCTACGCAGGAACTGGTAGATGCATACGGCATGGCAAATGGTAAACCCATTACAGACCCCGCTTCTGGTTATGATGCCAACAATCCTTACGCAAACCGCGATCCGCGTTTTTATGCAACTATTTTATACAATGGCGCACCATGGCTCAATACCACGCTGGAAACTTTTGTAGGTGGTCTTAGTGGCCCCGGTGCTTCCGCCGGTACACAAACTAAAACAGGATACTATACCTGTAAGTTTATGGCCGATTATTCCACGCAAACGCAGTATGGGGACAGCTACCACGACTGGATTTACTTCCGTTATGCAGATATACTGTTAAGCTATGCAGAAGCCCTGAACGAATTCTCCGGCCCCGGTACTGAGGTATATACAGCCGTTGAAGCGGTGCGTAGCCGCGCAGGCCTCAATCCTTTTACGCTTGATGCAGGTTTGTCCAAAGAGCAGATGAGAGATATCATCCGCAATGAGCGCCGGAAAGAATTTGCTTTTGAGGAACACCGTTTCTGGGATATACGCCGCTGGAAGATTGCAGAGCAGGTATATGCAGATCCGCTGCATGGTATGAGCATTATCAAAAATGCATCGGGCAGCTTTACCTACAATATAGAACCTGTTATACAACCGGTGTTTATGGCTGCAAAAGATTACTATTACCCGGTTCCTTATAACGAGATGATCAGTAATAGCAACATGCGGCAGAACCCGGGCTGGTAA
- a CDS encoding DUF4961 domain-containing protein: MQKVTTILKRKRTRQRIYFLAVAGLIGLAVAACVSTITNISQPNEVNAGDTAKIVLSIQWKETNNDHNDRQVIGICVPKSWNAAATTKMFLEGSSGDATMSVIPASAVEPDSKLPWKDAFMKKFGIGPNLIDDMEWVVFWSDIKFVVPNGSTLNGKVYINIKTANANLQFKPGYAMCEDNDGLSDFFSGFYTSAFGNCLAVVNGEGDIQDFCNPQIGIGEPSNALANDIITLKYDANLDISQLANEQEIYLCAKVYTTDGEVIENCEKNESNLLRTFAFKKWRIDFWPAKHFSLPAGKELQRMEYYFTDKTGTLKTGFANTADPFVYTFKCK, from the coding sequence ATGCAAAAAGTAACCACCATTCTTAAAAGAAAAAGAACAAGGCAAAGAATATATTTTCTTGCTGTAGCGGGCCTGATTGGTCTTGCCGTAGCAGCGTGTGTGTCTACCATCACGAATATCAGCCAGCCCAACGAAGTAAATGCAGGCGATACGGCGAAGATTGTGCTAAGCATACAATGGAAAGAAACCAACAATGATCATAACGACAGGCAGGTGATCGGTATCTGCGTACCAAAGTCATGGAACGCAGCAGCAACCACGAAAATGTTCCTCGAAGGGTCATCCGGCGATGCTACGATGAGCGTAATACCAGCAAGCGCGGTAGAGCCCGATAGCAAGTTGCCATGGAAAGATGCATTCATGAAAAAGTTTGGTATTGGTCCCAACCTTATAGATGATATGGAGTGGGTAGTGTTCTGGTCAGACATCAAATTTGTTGTACCCAATGGTTCCACGCTCAATGGTAAAGTGTATATCAACATCAAAACAGCCAATGCCAACCTCCAGTTCAAACCAGGTTATGCCATGTGCGAAGACAATGATGGCCTGTCTGATTTCTTTTCAGGCTTTTATACCAGCGCATTTGGTAATTGCCTGGCAGTCGTAAACGGAGAAGGCGATATACAGGATTTCTGTAACCCGCAAATTGGTATTGGCGAGCCTTCCAATGCCCTTGCCAACGACATTATAACACTTAAGTACGATGCAAACCTCGATATATCGCAGCTTGCAAATGAGCAGGAGATATACCTCTGCGCAAAGGTTTATACAACAGATGGCGAAGTGATAGAAAACTGCGAAAAGAATGAAAGCAACCTGCTGAGAACTTTTGCTTTCAAAAAATGGCGCATCGATTTCTGGCCTGCAAAACATTTCAGTTTACCGGCAGGTAAAGAACTGCAGCGTATGGAATATTATTTCACTGATAAAACAGGTACACTTAAAACCGGTTTTGCAAATACGGCAGATCCTTTTGTGTACACGTTTAAATGCAAGTAA
- the lnt gene encoding apolipoprotein N-acyltransferase, with protein sequence MRSSFTSYILPAIVSGLLATGAATHPNFWLSWLYLVPLFFALVNAGTGNALRAGIAFGVALGLPSFYWMVPGAARFTGSSTNLYGIAVYVLSVVFLAAYFGFINWLFALLKQRRQTRFSFIADAVIVAAVYAVAEALYMNLTTGMPWFGFHAGNGLLANLYTIQPASVFGMHILSFVVVMVNYLLAYTIAKRKWTIIVYPAITACVYVVWGSALYAGFSKEQPVAAPVTVALLNQNIEPEIRWDDQNGNKLVAALFALDSIAAAQKPGVMMWSESAVPWTYRPDDDLVKEMLRISSAAGPMHLLGINTDFADNVVFNSVYAINKDGRVAGRYDKQRLLSFIEQDVAGLSFPFLSSGGFMVQPGAATTPLQTAYGSIGVMICNESTLPQAAAEPVRKGATWLANLSNDGWFRETYLADLHFWNVKLRAVECRRDVLVCSNNGYTGQVKATGEVALQVRDDQAFVKMVTVNQYDNVTLAAAYPFLFVYICAIGLVVAAVRNRMLQPGST encoded by the coding sequence ATGCGTTCATCTTTTACCAGCTATATTCTACCCGCAATTGTTTCAGGCTTGCTGGCCACAGGCGCAGCCACACATCCAAACTTCTGGTTAAGCTGGTTATATCTTGTTCCGCTGTTTTTTGCATTGGTCAATGCCGGTACAGGAAACGCGTTACGTGCAGGCATTGCATTTGGCGTGGCGCTGGGTTTACCATCTTTTTACTGGATGGTGCCGGGTGCTGCACGTTTTACCGGCAGCAGTACAAACCTGTATGGTATAGCCGTATATGTATTATCCGTTGTTTTTCTTGCTGCATATTTTGGCTTCATCAACTGGTTGTTTGCACTGCTGAAGCAGCGCAGGCAAACACGTTTCAGTTTTATTGCCGATGCTGTAATTGTTGCCGCTGTTTATGCGGTTGCCGAGGCGCTGTATATGAATCTTACAACAGGCATGCCCTGGTTTGGTTTCCATGCAGGCAATGGCCTGCTGGCCAATTTGTATACCATCCAGCCTGCGTCTGTATTCGGTATGCACATACTCAGTTTTGTAGTGGTAATGGTCAATTACCTGCTGGCATACACCATCGCTAAAAGAAAATGGACAATAATAGTATATCCCGCAATTACTGCATGTGTATATGTTGTATGGGGTTCTGCGTTGTATGCAGGCTTTTCAAAAGAGCAGCCGGTAGCAGCACCCGTAACTGTTGCATTGCTCAATCAAAACATAGAACCAGAAATTCGCTGGGATGATCAGAATGGCAACAAACTGGTTGCGGCTCTTTTTGCACTGGATAGTATTGCTGCCGCTCAAAAGCCCGGCGTAATGATGTGGTCGGAGTCTGCCGTGCCATGGACATACCGCCCTGATGATGACCTCGTAAAAGAGATGCTGCGGATATCATCTGCTGCAGGGCCCATGCATTTGCTCGGTATCAATACAGACTTCGCCGATAACGTGGTGTTCAACTCAGTATATGCCATCAACAAAGACGGCAGGGTGGCAGGCAGGTACGATAAACAAAGGCTGTTATCTTTTATTGAGCAGGATGTTGCAGGGCTGTCATTCCCGTTTTTGTCAAGCGGTGGTTTTATGGTGCAGCCGGGTGCGGCAACAACACCGCTGCAAACAGCTTATGGCAGTATCGGCGTAATGATCTGCAATGAATCTACTTTGCCACAGGCCGCTGCAGAGCCCGTACGTAAAGGGGCTACCTGGCTGGCCAACCTCAGCAACGACGGCTGGTTCAGGGAGACTTACCTTGCAGACCTGCATTTCTGGAATGTAAAATTAAGGGCGGTAGAATGCAGGAGAGATGTGCTCGTTTGCAGCAACAATGGTTATACCGGCCAGGTAAAAGCAACCGGTGAAGTGGCTTTGCAGGTGAGAGACGACCAGGCCTTTGTAAAAATGGTTACGGTAAACCAGTACGATAACGTTACACTGGCTGCTGCCTATCCTTTCTTATTCGTTTATATCTGCGCTATCGGTTTGGTTGTTGCGGCTGTCCGTAACAGGATGTTGCAACCGGGATCCACTTAG
- a CDS encoding SusC/RagA family TonB-linked outer membrane protein: protein MKRAQLLLLFFALIITGSVCAQSITIRGTIKDANGPLAETTVQEKGLTTNGTIADQNGKFSIALKGKTMTLVFKRVGYADQELKVEAGDRDIEVTMQPSEQGLDQVIVVGYGTKKRVTNTGAVSSISADAIRNIPTANVQNSLQGKLPGFFSVQRGGQPGRDASDFFIRGISSLNGDGNKPLIIVDDIEYTYEQLSQINVNEIESISILKDASTTAIYGIKGANGVLIVKTRRGALGVPKVNARVETGMQSPTKVPRFLNAYETASLVNEALSNDGLQPRFTQQDLDLYKSGDDPYGHPDVNWYDVVFKPFALQANTNVDISGGTDNVKYFISAGAFTQNGNLNDFTDPRNQGVKNNYFFRRYNFRSNLDIQATKSLKIRLDVTGRFGQINQPLFYPYFSNGVSGIMQEIYDFSIITPYAAPVLNPNGSYAWAYGPNLSNEPTINARLATMGYTRTSRTDFNTLFGVTEKLDFITRGLSFEGRLAYSNTSDITRTLQRGEVPPAFHYDPTTGVYTTSKHNNYTLSNFALRAGNNLFDKRVNLQAFLNYDRLFGEHHFSGMALLNQTNYTAKNFFTNQLQVPEKFQGFTLKLGYDFKRKYLLDFNAGYNGSDRFSAGNRFGFFPAVGVGWNLAEEKFFKDRFPFIQLFKLRGSFGWVGSDAVPDGRYLYEQFYYRGGGYSFGQSSNSVAGIYEGSLGNAMVSWEKARKKDIGLDVNMFKDKLSVTVDFFDDFRYDQLFYPGSISAILGVGFARENLASVRNRGWDGQVRFQDNIGKVAYDITAVFSYAKNKIVFQDEPLPAYPWLARTGHPIGQPFGYTWVGFYENQEDIDKSPKPNVDPSIIKPGDLKYADLNGDGVIDERDQGPIGKPNIPNTSLGITLGVHYKGLDVSVLFQGAFNYSFAVQGIGIEPFRSQMQPIHQLRWTPDNADNAKFPRLTSNQAGVSSPSVYPSTFWLLNAHYVRMKTVEIGYRLPEKLLPFNISNARLYFSAYNLFTWSNFSLYQQDPEISSNTAGDAYLNQRVMNLGIQVGF, encoded by the coding sequence ATGAAAAGAGCGCAACTATTACTATTGTTTTTTGCATTGATCATTACAGGTTCAGTGTGTGCGCAAAGCATAACAATACGTGGTACCATTAAAGATGCAAACGGGCCGCTGGCAGAAACAACCGTACAGGAAAAAGGGCTAACCACCAACGGTACCATTGCAGACCAGAATGGTAAGTTTAGCATTGCCCTGAAAGGCAAGACGATGACGTTGGTATTTAAACGCGTTGGCTATGCAGACCAGGAACTGAAAGTAGAAGCCGGCGACCGCGACATTGAAGTAACGATGCAGCCCTCTGAGCAGGGTCTCGACCAGGTGATTGTAGTGGGCTATGGTACCAAGAAAAGGGTAACAAACACCGGTGCAGTAAGTTCTATTTCTGCAGATGCCATACGCAATATTCCAACAGCCAATGTTCAAAATTCCTTGCAGGGTAAGCTTCCGGGTTTCTTCTCTGTACAGCGTGGCGGGCAGCCGGGCAGGGATGCGTCAGACTTTTTTATCCGGGGTATCAGTTCTTTGAATGGTGATGGTAACAAGCCGCTGATCATCGTTGATGATATTGAGTATACATACGAACAGCTCTCGCAGATAAACGTAAATGAGATCGAGAGCATTTCTATTTTGAAAGATGCCTCTACCACCGCCATCTATGGCATCAAAGGCGCCAATGGTGTGTTGATCGTAAAAACAAGACGCGGTGCGCTGGGCGTACCAAAAGTAAATGCAAGGGTGGAGACAGGTATGCAATCGCCCACCAAAGTACCCAGGTTTTTAAACGCATACGAAACCGCATCGCTCGTAAATGAAGCATTGAGCAATGATGGCCTGCAGCCGCGTTTTACACAACAGGATCTCGACCTGTACAAGTCAGGTGATGACCCTTACGGCCACCCTGATGTAAACTGGTACGATGTAGTGTTTAAACCTTTCGCCCTGCAGGCAAATACCAATGTTGATATATCGGGCGGTACAGACAATGTAAAATACTTTATCTCTGCCGGTGCGTTTACACAAAATGGGAACCTCAATGATTTTACTGACCCACGTAACCAGGGTGTAAAGAACAACTACTTTTTCCGCAGGTATAATTTCAGGAGCAACCTCGATATACAGGCCACCAAATCGTTAAAGATCAGGCTCGATGTTACGGGCAGGTTCGGTCAGATCAATCAGCCGTTGTTTTATCCCTATTTCAGTAATGGTGTTTCCGGCATTATGCAGGAGATATACGACTTCTCTATTATTACGCCTTATGCGGCGCCGGTGCTAAACCCCAATGGCAGCTATGCATGGGCGTACGGTCCAAACCTGAGCAATGAGCCTACCATCAATGCAAGGCTGGCTACCATGGGCTATACCCGTACCAGCAGAACAGACTTTAACACGTTGTTTGGCGTAACAGAAAAGCTCGATTTTATCACCAGGGGTTTGTCATTCGAAGGCCGGCTTGCATACAGCAATACCTCTGATATTACCAGGACATTGCAACGCGGCGAGGTGCCGCCTGCATTCCACTACGACCCCACAACAGGGGTGTACACTACCAGTAAACACAACAATTATACACTCAGCAATTTTGCACTGCGTGCGGGCAATAACCTGTTTGATAAAAGGGTAAACCTGCAGGCTTTCCTAAACTACGACCGCCTGTTTGGCGAGCATCATTTCTCTGGCATGGCACTGCTCAACCAGACTAACTACACAGCGAAAAACTTTTTTACCAACCAGTTGCAGGTGCCCGAAAAATTCCAGGGTTTTACGTTGAAACTCGGGTATGATTTCAAAAGAAAATATTTGTTGGATTTCAATGCAGGCTACAATGGTTCAGACAGGTTTAGTGCGGGTAACCGTTTTGGTTTCTTCCCTGCAGTGGGTGTGGGCTGGAACCTGGCAGAAGAAAAATTCTTCAAAGACCGGTTTCCGTTTATACAGTTGTTCAAACTGCGCGGCTCTTTCGGCTGGGTGGGCTCAGATGCGGTGCCCGATGGCCGCTACCTGTATGAACAGTTTTATTACCGAGGTGGCGGTTACTCATTCGGTCAGTCCAGCAATAGCGTAGCGGGTATTTATGAAGGTAGCCTTGGCAATGCCATGGTAAGCTGGGAAAAAGCACGCAAGAAAGATATTGGCCTGGATGTAAACATGTTTAAAGACAAGCTTTCGGTTACCGTAGATTTTTTCGATGATTTCCGTTACGACCAGTTATTTTATCCCGGTTCTATCTCTGCTATTCTTGGTGTGGGCTTTGCAAGGGAAAACCTTGCCAGTGTGCGCAACCGCGGCTGGGATGGGCAGGTACGTTTCCAGGATAACATTGGCAAAGTAGCGTACGACATTACTGCCGTTTTCTCCTACGCCAAAAACAAAATCGTTTTCCAGGATGAACCATTGCCCGCATACCCCTGGCTTGCAAGAACAGGCCACCCGATCGGTCAGCCATTTGGTTACACATGGGTAGGTTTTTACGAAAACCAGGAAGACATCGATAAAAGTCCGAAACCAAATGTTGATCCGTCGATCATCAAACCCGGGGATTTAAAATATGCAGACCTCAATGGCGATGGTGTAATTGATGAGCGCGACCAGGGCCCGATAGGCAAACCAAACATTCCAAACACATCGCTTGGTATTACGCTTGGTGTACACTACAAAGGGCTTGATGTAAGCGTACTTTTCCAGGGCGCATTCAATTACAGTTTTGCGGTACAGGGCATCGGTATAGAACCGTTCAGGAGCCAGATGCAACCCATTCACCAGTTACGGTGGACGCCCGATAATGCCGACAACGCAAAGTTCCCCAGGCTTACATCTAACCAGGCGGGTGTCAGCAGCCCATCTGTGTATCCGTCTACATTCTGGTTACTCAATGCACATTATGTGCGTATGAAGACAGTGGAGATCGGTTACAGGTTGCCCGAAAAGCTGTTGCCGTTCAACATTAGCAATGCAAGGCTCTACTTCAGTGCATACAACCTGTTTACATGGTCAAACTTTTCATTGTACCAGCAAGACCCTGAAATATCATCCAACACAGCAGGCGATGCATACCTTAACCAGCGTGTAATGAACCTTGGTATACAGGTAGGTTTTTAG
- a CDS encoding SusC/RagA family TonB-linked outer membrane protein: protein MRRLLLLVIFLQVLKVQAQSVQSVTGVVLDDYGHPLPAVTVAVSGTSNLVTTDDEGAFEIQAAANAVLLFTHPSFEQYAWKVTTGKTVVKLVRSLFPQNNSIDVLYDTRKADKILGSVSTVYSGQLTSTPAPLYAYALAGRLPGLYTQQTRGWAATVTASTSSTDGVFGTFPTDNTKGLKGPNDNTEISLRLRGQAPITIIDGVQRDIYTIDPENIESVSVLKDGLSTILLGQRSSRGVILVTTKKPMQGTPHVSFTAQLGRQSPLSLPTTLPAYQYAYLYNEALSNQNLPLAYAYDDFAKYRDHSSPYTHPDVDWFNTILNKSSLINRYSLNISGGGRSARYTVGLGYLNQQGLFKSDNPAYETNNSIKRYTINTNIDVDVTKDFKAQLQIFGRIQDGNQPGAGTDAVISGLYTTPNSAYPVFNPDGSLGGSSIYQRNLYGMVNRSGYLQDYTRDIMANIVLNYKFDRWVKGLWARAQSNLSVYASNLTDRSSVAPSFKFNISPDGDSTYARYGNIIDQANTFALTYSAQYFYLQTAVGYNRSFGKNNFAGKLFFDYNSSIFNYDLPEANRNFAFNATYDYNGKYFLEGAVNYSGNDRYPPGKQFGLFYAAGIGWDVAKENFIKDNSSLAWINKIKLRGTYGKTGNVNVGYFTWREAFQSDYVFSSYPYGVGRVTQFISQQSILANPNVTWEKADKYNAGIDIALFGNKFSFTAEYYNNRYYDLMQQPGKQSTIIGIAYPVENLGVNKFTGVEVSATYRNNIKDFNYFLTGNISFEQSKILYMDEQVRSYAWNVRTGNPVGATFGYIADGFIQDQKEAESAASVAGYTLQPGDIKYRDLNSDGVINQYDETLISSSKPFMYYGVTAGFSYKGFDVSVLLQGVQNRTYFSNDYAFGSGSQQGFDYIINRWTPETATTAGYPRLTPGINANNDPFLLARNSTFWQHDGDYFRLKNVELGYTLPFKVTKHLKVSTVRLFANGLNLFTQAAYNRLDPEVNGQVYPIQRVINFGLNIKF from the coding sequence ATGAGACGATTGTTATTGCTCGTAATATTTCTGCAGGTGTTAAAGGTGCAGGCACAGTCTGTACAAAGTGTAACAGGCGTGGTACTGGATGATTATGGCCACCCTTTACCGGCTGTAACGGTTGCCGTGTCAGGTACATCCAATCTTGTTACCACAGATGATGAGGGTGCATTTGAAATACAGGCTGCAGCCAATGCGGTGCTGTTGTTTACGCATCCGTCATTTGAGCAGTACGCATGGAAAGTTACAACTGGTAAAACTGTTGTAAAGCTTGTACGCAGCCTGTTTCCGCAAAACAACAGTATTGATGTTTTGTACGATACAAGAAAAGCAGATAAAATTCTTGGCTCGGTATCTACGGTATACTCAGGGCAGTTAACATCAACGCCTGCACCGTTATACGCTTACGCACTCGCCGGCAGGTTGCCCGGGCTGTATACGCAGCAAACCCGTGGCTGGGCAGCTACGGTAACAGCATCTACTTCTTCTACAGATGGTGTGTTTGGTACATTTCCTACAGACAACACCAAGGGGCTGAAAGGACCAAACGATAATACAGAAATTTCGTTGCGCCTGCGCGGCCAGGCACCCATAACGATCATAGATGGCGTACAGCGTGATATTTATACTATAGACCCGGAAAACATAGAATCGGTTTCTGTGCTGAAAGACGGTTTGTCTACCATCTTACTCGGGCAAAGAAGTTCACGGGGTGTAATACTGGTTACCACAAAAAAGCCTATGCAGGGTACACCGCATGTATCATTTACCGCGCAGCTTGGCAGGCAGTCACCACTGAGTTTGCCAACAACGTTGCCGGCTTACCAGTATGCTTATTTATACAATGAAGCATTGTCTAACCAAAACCTTCCTCTTGCATATGCATATGATGATTTTGCAAAGTACCGCGATCACAGCAGTCCTTATACACATCCTGATGTTGACTGGTTCAATACTATTTTAAATAAAAGCTCGCTGATTAACCGTTACTCTTTAAATATTTCCGGCGGTGGCCGTTCTGCAAGATATACGGTGGGTTTGGGCTATTTAAATCAGCAGGGTTTATTTAAGTCAGATAATCCTGCATATGAAACAAACAATTCTATAAAGCGCTATACCATCAATACAAATATTGATGTTGATGTAACCAAAGACTTCAAAGCACAGTTGCAGATATTTGGCCGTATACAGGATGGCAACCAGCCCGGTGCCGGTACTGATGCTGTTATCAGCGGTTTGTACACCACACCAAATAGTGCTTATCCTGTTTTTAACCCGGATGGTTCGCTTGGCGGCTCTTCTATTTACCAGCGCAACCTCTATGGTATGGTTAACCGTTCCGGTTACCTGCAGGATTATACAAGAGATATTATGGCAAACATTGTGTTGAACTATAAGTTTGACAGGTGGGTGAAAGGCTTATGGGCAAGGGCGCAGAGCAATTTATCCGTGTATGCTTCCAACCTTACAGACAGGAGCAGTGTTGCGCCTTCGTTCAAGTTTAATATTTCTCCCGATGGAGATTCCACGTATGCTCGTTATGGTAATATCATAGACCAGGCAAATACATTTGCGCTTACATACAGTGCACAGTATTTCTACCTGCAGACCGCAGTAGGCTACAACCGCTCTTTTGGTAAAAACAATTTTGCAGGCAAACTGTTTTTCGATTACAACTCTTCCATCTTCAACTACGATCTGCCTGAAGCGAACCGGAATTTTGCTTTCAATGCCACCTACGATTATAATGGAAAATATTTTTTGGAAGGTGCCGTGAATTATAGTGGTAATGACCGCTACCCGCCGGGTAAACAATTCGGGTTATTCTATGCTGCCGGCATAGGTTGGGATGTGGCTAAAGAAAACTTTATAAAAGACAACAGCAGCCTTGCCTGGATCAACAAGATAAAGCTGCGTGGCACATATGGCAAAACCGGTAACGTTAACGTGGGTTACTTTACCTGGAGAGAAGCGTTCCAGAGTGATTATGTATTCTCCAGTTATCCGTATGGTGTGGGCAGGGTTACACAGTTTATCTCGCAGCAGTCTATACTGGCAAACCCCAATGTAACGTGGGAGAAAGCTGATAAATACAATGCAGGTATAGACATTGCATTGTTTGGAAACAAATTCAGCTTTACTGCAGAGTATTATAACAATCGCTATTACGACCTCATGCAACAGCCCGGTAAACAAAGTACCATTATCGGTATAGCATACCCGGTAGAAAACCTGGGAGTAAACAAATTTACCGGTGTTGAAGTGTCTGCCACTTACAGGAACAATATCAAAGACTTCAATTATTTTCTGACGGGCAATATTTCCTTTGAGCAATCAAAGATCCTGTATATGGACGAGCAGGTGCGCAGCTATGCATGGAACGTACGCACGGGAAACCCTGTAGGCGCAACATTTGGTTATATAGCCGATGGTTTTATACAGGACCAGAAAGAGGCAGAATCTGCAGCATCTGTAGCCGGTTATACATTACAGCCCGGTGATATCAAATACCGCGACCTAAACAGCGATGGGGTCATCAACCAGTACGATGAGACGCTTATCAGCTCTTCAAAGCCATTCATGTATTACGGTGTTACCGCCGGTTTCAGTTACAAAGGTTTTGATGTAAGCGTATTGCTGCAGGGTGTACAAAACAGGACCTATTTCTCAAATGATTACGCATTTGGTTCAGGCTCGCAGCAGGGTTTTGATTACATCATCAACCGCTGGACGCCCGAAACGGCAACAACGGCCGGTTACCCGCGTCTTACGCCTGGTATCAATGCCAATAACGACCCTTTCCTGCTTGCGAGGAACAGCACTTTCTGGCAGCATGATGGTGATTACTTCCGGCTGAAAAATGTAGAGCTTGGCTATACACTGCCATTTAAAGTAACAAAGCACCTGAAGGTTTCAACGGTAAGGTTATTTGCCAATGGCCTCAATCTATTTACACAGGCCGCTTACAACAGGTTAGATCCTGAAGTAAATGGCCAGGTATATCCCATACAGCGTGTAATCAACTTTGGTTTAAACATTAAGTTTTAA